The Flavobacterium piscisymbiosum genome includes a region encoding these proteins:
- a CDS encoding YtxH domain-containing protein — MGLSSFFKNLFGSAKDSTTDLANQAEVKFEQAKEAAAPYIEKAETFAEETIAKAKEASEPILESAAEYANKAKDIVSEYVEKASDSLSDVIDSVKEKTSETADTTKTIVVETAADATEKTETATDEIIDTIPPKE; from the coding sequence ATGGGATTATCTTCATTTTTCAAGAATTTATTTGGCTCAGCCAAAGATTCAACTACAGATTTGGCCAATCAGGCCGAGGTTAAGTTTGAACAAGCAAAAGAAGCTGCGGCTCCTTATATTGAGAAGGCTGAAACTTTTGCAGAGGAGACGATTGCAAAAGCAAAAGAAGCTTCAGAACCCATTCTTGAAAGTGCGGCTGAATATGCGAACAAGGCAAAAGATATCGTAAGCGAATATGTAGAAAAAGCTTCAGATTCATTGAGTGATGTAATCGATTCTGTAAAAGAAAAAACAAGTGAAACTGCCGACACAACCAAAACTATAGTGGTAGAAACTGCAGCAGATGCCACTGAAAAAACTGAAACCGCAACAGACGAAATTATTGATACTATTCCTCCTAAGGAATAA